Proteins from one Oscillatoria nigro-viridis PCC 7112 genomic window:
- a CDS encoding HEAT repeat domain-containing protein, which yields MYNFLQKAQVAADRQNWPLLVECLQQVTADGSKPQEQDILEQAVSLAIQALEWGDFQDRWEIAKVLPNLGNGAIAPLIAVLEDEDADTEPRWFAARILGKFVKRSYPVGNRPEVIQALVELVKNSDEELSQIAAETLGNFGPTAIESLATLLLQEDSRQFATAALAQIRRTETIAPLLSVVGDSQVAVRAHAIEALSSFHDSRIPPVLVAALKDPATAVRKEAVRALGVRAYLDAEFDLVNLLKPLLSDIRLEVCQQAAIAIGRVKTDAAAAALFELLRSPTTPVELQIETVRALSWMETATALAYLHQTLITEFININSTVYQEIITVLGRVEKPELKAAAAEIMIDLLKTDHPAVQEAVSKKSLALGLGKLGDMRGLDALISMLGDADSSVRLHCMAALKQLGAAEVRQKLENLVKQESLEPRLKQGIAIALQEWQ from the coding sequence ATGTATAATTTTTTACAAAAAGCGCAAGTCGCTGCCGATCGCCAAAACTGGCCCTTGTTAGTTGAATGCTTGCAGCAAGTGACAGCCGACGGTAGCAAGCCGCAGGAACAAGACATTTTAGAGCAAGCTGTCAGTTTAGCAATACAAGCCTTGGAATGGGGCGATTTTCAAGACCGCTGGGAAATTGCTAAAGTATTGCCCAATCTGGGAAATGGCGCGATCGCACCTTTAATTGCCGTGCTCGAAGACGAAGACGCAGACACGGAACCCCGGTGGTTCGCCGCCCGCATTCTCGGAAAGTTCGTGAAGCGAAGCTATCCCGTAGGGAATCGCCCGGAAGTGATTCAAGCTTTAGTAGAATTGGTCAAAAATTCCGACGAAGAATTGAGCCAAATCGCTGCCGAAACCCTAGGGAATTTCGGCCCGACAGCCATAGAATCCCTCGCAACTCTCCTACTCCAAGAAGACTCGCGACAGTTTGCCACAGCAGCACTCGCCCAAATTCGGCGCACCGAAACCATAGCACCGCTGTTAAGCGTAGTCGGAGACTCTCAAGTTGCGGTGCGGGCGCACGCAATCGAGGCCCTGAGCAGCTTTCACGATTCCCGCATCCCGCCGGTACTGGTAGCAGCACTCAAAGATCCGGCAACAGCAGTCAGAAAAGAAGCCGTGCGAGCTCTCGGTGTGCGCGCCTATTTAGATGCAGAATTCGATTTAGTTAACTTGCTCAAACCTTTGCTTTCGGACATTCGATTAGAAGTTTGTCAGCAAGCGGCGATCGCGATCGGGCGAGTGAAAACCGATGCTGCAGCGGCTGCTTTATTTGAATTGCTGCGATCGCCCACAACTCCGGTTGAATTGCAAATCGAAACTGTGCGCGCCCTAAGCTGGATGGAAACTGCAACCGCTTTAGCATATTTACATCAGACATTGATAACCGAATTTATTAACATAAATTCTACTGTTTATCAAGAGATAATCACTGTTTTAGGGCGAGTAGAAAAGCCGGAATTAAAAGCTGCTGCTGCTGAAATTATGATTGATTTGTTGAAAACCGATCATCCTGCCGTGCAGGAGGCAGTTAGCAAAAAATCTTTAGCTTTAGGTTTAGGAAAATTAGGAGATATGAGAGGGCTAGATGCTCTGATTTCAATGTTGGGCGACGCAGACAGCAGCGTCAGGCTACACTGCATGGCAGCGCTCAAACAGCTAGGTGCTGCCGAGGTCAGGCAGAAATTAGAAAACTTAGTGAAACAAGAGAGTCTCGAACCAAGATTGAAACAAGGAATTGCGATCGCCCTGCAAGAATGGCAATAA
- a CDS encoding aminotransferase class I/II-fold pyridoxal phosphate-dependent enzyme, giving the protein MLKQILLSTPHMGSLEQEFVKEAFDTNWIAPVGPHVDAFEQEFCQVVGAKHAAAVSSGTAALHLALQLIGVASGDEVFCSTLTFIATASPITYLGAKPVFIDSDRTSWNLNPDLFREALEKRAKIGKLPKAVVIVHLYGQSCDIDPILEACNAYEIPLIEDAAESLGASYKNRSPGTFGKIGIFSFNGNKIITTSGGGMLVSDDQKLVEKARFLATQARDPAPHYQHSEIGYNYRLSNVLAGIGRGQLRVLEERVEARRRNFDFYKQALGNLPGIEFMPEAAFGKATRWLTCLTIDPASFGADREQVRLGLAREKIEARPVWKPLHLQPVFADCECMGGAVAQELFEYGLCLPSGSNLTDEDLDRVTSAIAQIHKENR; this is encoded by the coding sequence ATGCTCAAACAAATCCTCCTATCAACACCTCACATGGGTTCTCTCGAACAGGAGTTCGTCAAAGAAGCCTTTGATACTAACTGGATCGCTCCTGTTGGTCCCCATGTAGACGCTTTCGAGCAAGAATTCTGCCAAGTAGTTGGCGCTAAACACGCAGCGGCTGTTAGTTCCGGAACCGCAGCTTTGCATTTGGCTTTACAATTAATTGGTGTGGCTTCGGGAGATGAAGTTTTTTGCTCGACTCTAACTTTTATTGCAACTGCTAGCCCGATTACTTATCTTGGCGCCAAACCAGTTTTTATCGATAGCGATCGCACTTCTTGGAATCTCAACCCCGACTTGTTCCGAGAAGCGCTTGAGAAACGAGCAAAAATTGGTAAATTACCCAAAGCTGTTGTTATCGTACACCTCTACGGTCAAAGTTGCGATATCGACCCAATTCTGGAAGCTTGCAATGCTTATGAAATTCCGCTAATAGAAGATGCGGCCGAATCTCTAGGGGCTAGCTACAAAAATAGATCGCCTGGAACCTTTGGTAAAATAGGCATTTTCTCATTCAACGGCAATAAAATTATCACCACTTCCGGCGGCGGAATGTTAGTTTCCGATGACCAAAAACTGGTAGAAAAAGCTCGTTTTTTGGCAACACAAGCCCGGGACCCCGCTCCTCATTACCAACATTCAGAAATTGGCTACAATTATCGTCTCAGCAATGTTTTGGCTGGAATTGGTCGCGGTCAACTACGGGTTTTGGAAGAGCGAGTTGAAGCGAGACGGCGCAATTTTGACTTTTACAAACAAGCTTTAGGAAACTTGCCGGGAATTGAATTTATGCCGGAAGCTGCTTTTGGCAAAGCTACTCGCTGGCTGACTTGTTTGACGATCGATCCAGCCTCTTTCGGTGCAGATAGAGAACAAGTTCGCCTAGGACTTGCTCGAGAGAAAATAGAAGCGCGTCCGGTTTGGAAACCTTTACACTTACAACCAGTATTTGCTGATTGCGAATGTATGGGCGGTGCCGTGGCCCAAGAGTTGTTTGAGTACGGGCTTTGTTTGCCTTCTGGCTCTAATTTAACTGATGAAGATTTAGATCGGGTGACAAGTGCGATCGCCCAAATTCACAAAGAAAATCGATGA
- a CDS encoding DUF1830 domain-containing protein: MNLTLNQVISEGHTRILCWYLNNTGKVQIARITNIPNWYFERTVFPGERFLFEALPEAQLEVCRSAETGAIVCERILCDRLRVEELSTAD; encoded by the coding sequence ATGAATTTGACACTAAATCAGGTAATTTCCGAAGGTCATACGCGCATTTTGTGTTGGTATCTTAATAATACTGGCAAAGTGCAAATCGCTCGCATTACAAATATTCCTAATTGGTATTTTGAGCGGACAGTGTTTCCGGGAGAACGTTTTTTGTTTGAAGCGTTGCCGGAAGCTCAGTTAGAAGTTTGCAGGAGTGCGGAGACGGGTGCTATTGTGTGCGAGCGAATTTTGTGCGATCGGCTGCGAGTTGAAGAATTAAGCACGGCTGATTGA
- a CDS encoding Tex family protein, with the protein MIDIPQLIARELSINLSQVNNALELFAEGATIPFIARYRKERTDLLNEIQLRDISDRFTYLTEIEERKKSILDTISSQGKLTEELQAKIESCLQKNELEDLYLPYKPKRRTRATIAREKGLEPLANFIQCLNLPTAKPADFEAEAAKYISEEKGVKTAEEALKGAADILAEAVSEKAELRAYLREFLMKTGVFVSKIKEDFPEGSTKFEMYRNYQVAARSVQSHNMLALFRGETEGVLDLELGFDESAVMAYLESQEIRTRIPEVKEFYQSTLKDAFNRLMKTSLITEVRSHNKAAADIESIATFETNLRELLLSAPAGMKPTLAIDPGFRTGCKVSALDETGQFLEYQAIFPHQAAAQRQQAGKIVKHLIEKYKIELIAIGNGTASRETDEFVSEVLAEMERKPIKVMVNESGASIYSASEVAIAEFPDLDITVRGAVSIGRRLQDPLAELVKIDPKSIGVGQYQHDVDQKLLKKKLDETVESCVNYVGVDLNTASKELLTFVSGMTATVAKNIVNYRNENGAFKNRRQLLKVPKLGPKAFEQAAGFLRIRGGENPLDNTAVHPESYPVVQAIAKDLDLPLTEITQISEKIKTVNIKKYVTEKVGEPTLRDIISELEKPGRDPRAEFKYATFQAGIKEISDLQVGMELEGIITNVANFGAFVDVGVHQDGLVHISQLADRFVEDPKQIVKVGQVVKVRVLEVNEKLKRVSLTMKLQEKPQPQNGNSARLPAPRRR; encoded by the coding sequence ATGATCGACATTCCTCAACTGATTGCTCGAGAACTTTCCATTAATCTGTCTCAAGTCAATAATGCTCTGGAACTTTTCGCCGAGGGAGCAACTATTCCGTTTATTGCCCGCTACCGCAAAGAACGCACGGATTTGCTGAATGAAATTCAGTTGCGGGATATCTCCGATCGCTTCACATATTTGACGGAAATTGAAGAGCGGAAAAAGTCGATTTTAGATACGATTAGCTCTCAGGGGAAACTCACTGAAGAACTGCAAGCAAAAATCGAATCGTGTTTGCAAAAAAACGAACTAGAAGACCTGTATCTGCCTTACAAACCAAAGCGGCGGACGCGAGCGACAATTGCTAGGGAAAAAGGTTTGGAACCGCTGGCAAATTTTATCCAATGTCTGAATTTACCGACGGCTAAACCAGCAGATTTTGAGGCGGAGGCAGCTAAATACATTTCGGAAGAAAAGGGAGTGAAAACAGCAGAAGAAGCTCTCAAAGGTGCTGCGGATATTTTGGCGGAAGCGGTTTCGGAAAAAGCTGAATTGCGGGCTTACTTGCGAGAGTTTTTGATGAAAACGGGAGTTTTTGTCTCGAAAATTAAAGAGGATTTCCCGGAAGGAAGCACTAAATTTGAAATGTACCGCAATTACCAAGTTGCAGCGAGAAGCGTTCAGTCGCACAATATGTTAGCGCTGTTTCGCGGGGAAACGGAAGGGGTTTTAGATTTGGAACTGGGCTTTGATGAATCCGCAGTGATGGCTTATTTGGAATCTCAGGAAATTAGAACTAGGATACCGGAAGTTAAAGAGTTTTATCAATCGACTTTGAAGGATGCCTTCAACCGACTGATGAAGACTTCGTTAATTACAGAAGTACGATCGCACAATAAAGCCGCCGCCGATATCGAGTCGATCGCCACTTTTGAAACCAACCTCCGCGAGTTGCTGCTGTCGGCGCCGGCGGGAATGAAACCCACATTGGCGATCGATCCGGGATTTCGCACGGGCTGCAAAGTTTCCGCCCTAGATGAAACCGGGCAATTTTTAGAATATCAAGCAATTTTTCCGCACCAAGCTGCAGCTCAGCGACAGCAAGCTGGTAAAATTGTCAAGCATTTAATTGAAAAATATAAAATTGAATTAATCGCGATCGGTAACGGTACAGCTTCCCGGGAAACAGACGAATTTGTTTCGGAAGTTTTGGCCGAAATGGAAAGAAAACCGATTAAAGTCATGGTGAATGAATCCGGTGCATCGATTTATTCAGCAAGCGAGGTGGCGATCGCCGAATTTCCCGATCTCGACATCACCGTCCGCGGCGCAGTCAGCATCGGACGGCGCTTGCAGGACCCCCTCGCCGAACTCGTGAAAATCGACCCGAAATCAATAGGAGTCGGTCAATACCAGCACGACGTTGACCAAAAACTGCTCAAAAAGAAACTCGACGAAACAGTCGAAAGCTGCGTTAATTATGTCGGAGTTGACTTAAACACAGCCTCCAAAGAACTGCTGACATTTGTGTCGGGAATGACGGCAACAGTTGCCAAAAATATCGTCAATTACCGCAACGAAAACGGCGCATTTAAAAATCGCCGCCAACTCCTGAAAGTTCCCAAACTCGGGCCAAAAGCTTTTGAACAAGCAGCGGGATTTCTCCGCATTCGCGGCGGCGAAAACCCCCTAGACAATACAGCAGTTCATCCCGAAAGTTATCCTGTAGTGCAGGCGATCGCCAAGGATTTAGACTTGCCGCTGACAGAAATAACACAAATATCGGAAAAAATCAAGACTGTAAACATCAAGAAATATGTCACAGAAAAAGTCGGAGAACCCACACTCCGAGACATTATTTCCGAACTAGAAAAACCGGGCAGAGACCCGCGCGCCGAGTTTAAATATGCCACTTTCCAAGCAGGAATCAAAGAAATCTCCGATTTGCAAGTTGGGATGGAATTAGAAGGCATAATCACAAATGTAGCTAACTTTGGAGCCTTTGTTGATGTGGGAGTGCACCAAGATGGTTTGGTTCACATTTCTCAATTAGCCGATCGATTCGTGGAAGATCCGAAACAGATTGTTAAAGTCGGACAAGTTGTGAAAGTGCGGGTTTTGGAGGTGAATGAGAAGTTAAAGCGGGTTAGTTTGACGATGAAGCTGCAAGAAAAACCGCAACCGCAAAATGGCAATAGCGCGAGGCTTCCGGCCCCGCGCCGACGTTGA
- a CDS encoding lipid kinase has product MKKALLLVNQHSRKGQKLLSQATVELEALGFELMVESTDHAREISDTIRRYQNRVELVIIGGGDGTLNAAIEGLIDTKLPLGILPMGTANDLARTLKIPTALSAACQVIASGKVRLIDLGWVNGKHFFNVASLGLSVEITQRLTKKVKQRWGVLAYAFTALQTILSARPFRAEIKIKNQSFNVKTIQIAIGNGRYYGGGMTVAEDATIDDRRLDLYSLETKNWWEIIALLPAMRQGNHTSWPNVRALYAQEFEVNTSKRRPINTDGEITTHTPAKFRVIPQALAVIAPS; this is encoded by the coding sequence ATGAAGAAAGCTCTACTTTTAGTAAACCAGCACTCCCGAAAAGGGCAAAAGCTATTATCTCAAGCCACTGTAGAATTAGAAGCACTGGGTTTTGAGTTAATGGTAGAATCTACCGACCACGCCCGCGAAATTTCCGACACTATTCGCCGCTACCAAAATCGAGTCGAATTAGTAATAATTGGGGGTGGCGACGGCACTCTCAACGCCGCCATAGAAGGTTTGATAGACACCAAGTTACCCTTGGGTATTTTGCCGATGGGAACTGCTAACGACCTAGCCCGCACTCTGAAAATTCCTACAGCTTTATCGGCAGCTTGTCAAGTAATTGCCAGCGGTAAAGTTCGGCTAATAGACTTGGGTTGGGTTAACGGCAAGCATTTTTTTAATGTTGCGAGTTTGGGATTGAGCGTGGAAATTACCCAGCGACTGACTAAAAAAGTGAAGCAGCGCTGGGGAGTGTTAGCTTATGCTTTTACTGCTTTGCAGACAATTTTGTCAGCGCGACCGTTCCGAGCAGAAATTAAGATAAAAAACCAATCTTTTAATGTTAAAACTATTCAAATTGCCATTGGCAACGGCCGCTATTACGGAGGTGGCATGACAGTTGCCGAGGATGCCACAATCGACGACAGGCGACTGGATTTGTACAGTTTGGAAACAAAAAACTGGTGGGAAATCATTGCTTTGCTGCCGGCCATGAGGCAAGGAAATCATACCAGTTGGCCTAACGTTCGCGCCTTGTACGCTCAAGAATTTGAGGTTAATACTAGCAAACGCCGTCCGATTAATACCGACGGTGAAATCACAACTCACACGCCTGCAAAATTCCGAGTGATTCCCCAAGCTTTAGCAGTTATAGCTCCTTCATAA
- a CDS encoding PIN/TRAM domain-containing protein codes for MLDAIIIISFIVAGAGIGYYGVELLPSNLLEQVTNIQGLSSVLGSFGALIGFVLGLVAQTTYRRVEKQVRDMPVEMLLTRAIGLIIGLLVANLMLAPLFLLPIPREFGFIKPLVAVLGSVMFGFTGVSLTDTHGRAFLRLINPKSLDTVLVAEGTFKPASAKVVDTSCIIDGRIENLLETGFLEGQIIIPQFVLQELQLIADSANDQKRVRGRRGLDVLNRIKETYPERIQIHSADYEDIATVDAKLVRFALDIDGILLTNDYNLSKVATVQKLPVLNINDLTHAVRPTYLPGDTIELKIRKEGKEPSQGIGYLDDGTMVVVEAGSSYVGGEARVVVTSALQTSAGRMIFARPQESVIV; via the coding sequence ATGCTAGACGCAATCATAATTATCTCATTCATAGTCGCAGGTGCAGGCATCGGCTATTACGGAGTCGAACTCCTGCCGAGCAATCTGCTCGAGCAAGTTACAAATATACAAGGTTTAAGTTCTGTACTAGGCTCCTTTGGAGCATTAATCGGGTTCGTACTCGGATTAGTGGCTCAAACCACCTACCGCCGGGTGGAAAAACAAGTCCGCGATATGCCGGTGGAGATGCTGCTGACGCGGGCGATCGGCTTAATCATCGGACTGCTAGTAGCAAACTTAATGCTGGCTCCGCTATTCCTGCTGCCAATTCCCCGAGAGTTCGGCTTCATCAAACCTCTAGTCGCAGTCTTGGGTAGCGTCATGTTCGGCTTCACAGGCGTCAGTTTGACCGACACTCACGGCCGGGCTTTCTTGCGCCTGATCAACCCCAAAAGCTTAGACACGGTGTTGGTAGCCGAAGGAACTTTCAAACCAGCCTCTGCCAAAGTTGTCGATACTAGCTGCATTATTGACGGCAGGATTGAAAACCTGCTAGAAACAGGTTTCCTCGAAGGTCAAATTATTATCCCGCAATTCGTGCTCCAAGAACTGCAACTGATAGCTGATTCCGCCAACGACCAAAAGCGAGTGCGCGGGCGCCGCGGCTTAGATGTACTCAACCGCATCAAAGAAACATATCCCGAACGGATTCAAATTCACTCGGCTGATTACGAAGATATTGCCACAGTGGATGCTAAATTAGTCCGCTTCGCCTTGGATATCGACGGCATTTTGCTCACCAACGATTACAACTTATCGAAAGTAGCTACCGTCCAAAAACTGCCGGTTTTGAATATCAACGATTTGACTCATGCGGTGCGCCCGACTTATTTGCCGGGAGATACGATCGAACTAAAAATCCGCAAAGAAGGCAAAGAACCCTCTCAGGGAATCGGTTACTTGGATGACGGCACAATGGTTGTCGTAGAAGCAGGAAGCAGCTATGTCGGCGGCGAAGCCCGAGTCGTAGTCACCAGCGCCCTGCAAACCAGCGCAGGCCGCATGATATTCGCCCGCCCTCAAGAGTCCGTTATTGTTTGA
- a CDS encoding Uma2 family endonuclease: MVASKSDTYVSPEDYLAAEKVSPIKHEYRQGEIYAKAGESKPHVIITGNVFALLRNHLRGSGCITYMADMKVRIEASNFYYYPDVAVTCDERDRNAAEDFIRYPRLIVEVLSPTTAAFDRGDKFADYRTSESLQEYVLINQERVSVECFRRNAEGLWVLYPYSQGQEVQFTSVNFSCAIETLYEDAIGIG; encoded by the coding sequence ATGGTTGCAAGTAAAAGCGACACCTACGTCTCTCCTGAAGATTATTTAGCAGCCGAGAAAGTCAGCCCCATCAAACACGAGTACAGGCAAGGTGAAATCTATGCAAAAGCAGGGGAAAGCAAACCTCATGTCATTATTACGGGAAATGTGTTTGCACTGTTGAGAAATCATCTTCGCGGAAGTGGCTGCATAACTTATATGGCAGATATGAAAGTTCGGATTGAGGCATCAAATTTCTATTACTATCCCGATGTCGCGGTGACTTGTGATGAACGGGACAGAAATGCTGCTGAAGATTTCATTCGCTACCCGCGCTTAATTGTGGAAGTTTTATCGCCGACTACAGCGGCTTTTGACAGAGGGGATAAATTTGCTGATTACCGTACTTCTGAAAGTTTGCAAGAGTATGTATTAATCAATCAAGAAAGAGTTAGTGTAGAGTGTTTTCGCCGGAATGCAGAGGGTTTATGGGTGCTTTATCCTTACAGTCAAGGGCAAGAGGTTCAGTTTACTAGCGTTAATTTTAGCTGTGCGATCGAGACATTGTATGAAGATGCGATCGGGATTGGTTGA
- the hemW gene encoding radical SAM family heme chaperone HemW codes for MNPPTDYLTFELKKSVQVANSGIPSSAYLHIPFCRRRCYYCDFPVFVVGDRKNGENSGTIVQYVAVLCQEIQETKNLGASLKTVFFGGGTPSLLSVSQLSNILETLDGKFGIAAEAEISIEIDPGTFTLEQLRGYAAAGVNRVSLGVQAFQDELLQACGRSHSVADIFEAVEIVRSAGIVNFSLDLISGLPHQTLEQWEASLKSAVEISPTHLSSYDLIVEQGTAFGRYFEAGAQPLPADDTAAGMYRLAREILTGAGYEHYEISNYARDGYQCRHNRVYWENRPYYGLGMGAASYVEGLRLTRPRKTQEYYQWVRSISDLNSPATPKLGGETQPDIYPAIEQNFQVSENDVLLETLMLGLRLAEGVSLSALTEKFTQQTVDKIWRCLQPYWRQGWVEIMREDRASATLGEGAKLPLSGNLRLSDPEGFLFSNTILADLFSKLSEDN; via the coding sequence ATGAACCCTCCCACAGATTATTTAACATTTGAATTAAAAAAAAGTGTGCAAGTGGCAAATTCCGGCATTCCGAGTTCGGCTTACCTGCACATACCTTTTTGTCGCCGCCGCTGTTACTACTGCGATTTTCCGGTTTTTGTGGTGGGCGATCGCAAAAATGGCGAGAATTCCGGCACCATAGTCCAATACGTTGCCGTACTGTGTCAAGAAATTCAAGAAACTAAAAATTTAGGCGCATCTCTGAAAACAGTTTTTTTTGGTGGCGGCACGCCTTCGCTGCTTTCTGTCAGTCAGTTGAGCAATATTTTAGAGACTCTCGACGGCAAATTTGGGATTGCTGCTGAGGCGGAAATTTCTATAGAAATCGACCCGGGTACGTTTACTTTAGAACAGTTGCGGGGATATGCAGCGGCGGGAGTAAATCGAGTGAGTTTGGGAGTGCAAGCTTTTCAGGATGAATTGCTGCAAGCTTGCGGCCGATCGCACTCTGTCGCTGATATTTTTGAAGCTGTGGAAATAGTGCGATCGGCTGGTATTGTCAATTTCAGTTTAGACCTAATTTCGGGACTGCCGCACCAAACTTTAGAACAGTGGGAAGCTTCCCTGAAATCGGCGGTGGAAATTTCCCCGACTCACCTGTCGAGTTACGACTTAATTGTTGAGCAGGGAACTGCTTTCGGGCGCTACTTTGAAGCAGGCGCGCAGCCGCTACCAGCAGATGACACCGCTGCTGGAATGTACCGTTTGGCGCGGGAAATTCTGACGGGGGCTGGCTACGAACATTACGAAATTTCTAATTACGCTCGCGATGGCTATCAGTGCCGCCACAACCGCGTTTATTGGGAAAATCGCCCTTATTACGGTTTGGGAATGGGGGCGGCGAGTTACGTGGAAGGTCTGAGGCTAACAAGGCCTCGGAAAACTCAAGAATATTATCAGTGGGTGCGATCGATCTCTGACCTCAATTCCCCTGCTACCCCAAAACTTGGAGGGGAAACCCAGCCGGATATTTACCCAGCAATTGAGCAAAATTTTCAAGTCTCAGAAAATGACGTTTTGTTAGAAACCCTGATGCTAGGCTTGCGTTTAGCAGAAGGAGTTAGCCTGTCGGCGCTGACTGAAAAGTTTACTCAACAAACGGTTGATAAAATTTGGCGTTGTTTGCAGCCCTACTGGAGACAAGGATGGGTGGAAATTATGAGGGAGGATAGGGCGAGCGCAACTTTAGGCGAGGGAGCAAAACTGCCGCTTTCCGGCAATTTGAGGTTGAGCGATCCCGAAGGTTTTTTATTTTCTAACACAATTTTAGCCGATTTGTTTAGCAAGTTAAGCGAGGATAATTAG
- a CDS encoding FAD-dependent oxidoreductase has protein sequence MSLTEQILSQVPGDALGGLRKVDRLWENLKQNTAPAPQAVKHSQQPLKNLDFDIVIGGGTLGILIGTALAVRGWRVALLERGTLRGRDQEWNISRKELDAFLELNLLSVEEIEKAIATEYNPARISFANTPDIWVRDVLNIGIDPVYLLETLKQRFLQAGGKLFENTPFKTATIHPDGVLVESANTDTQPATNLFKTRLLLDAMGHFSPIVRQARQGKKPDAVCLVVGSCARGYPKNDTGDIFASFTPMQNQCQYFWEAFPARDGRTTYLFTYIDADTERFSLETLFEEYLRLLPQYQNVELEQLKFQRALYGFFPCYRQSPLKTPWNRILPVGDSSGSQSPLSFGGFGAMVRHLKRLTLGIDEALTSDSLDKNSLALLQPYQPNLSVTWLFQRSMSAAMNQKIDPNQINQLLAAVFQVMEELGEPVLKPFLQDIVLFPALSKTLFKTAISHPGLVMKIIPQVGIANLLDWMVHYVNLGIYTGLQPLGKAVEPQVKNLAPEQQYYFHRLVEAWQYGAGGDY, from the coding sequence ATGTCCCTCACCGAACAAATCCTCTCCCAAGTGCCAGGAGACGCCCTCGGAGGCCTGAGAAAAGTCGATCGACTCTGGGAAAACCTCAAACAAAACACCGCACCAGCGCCCCAAGCAGTCAAACACAGCCAACAACCCCTCAAAAACCTCGACTTCGACATAGTTATCGGCGGCGGAACCCTAGGAATATTAATCGGTACAGCCTTAGCCGTGCGGGGTTGGCGAGTAGCCTTGCTCGAACGCGGCACCCTGCGAGGCCGCGACCAAGAATGGAACATTTCGCGCAAAGAATTAGACGCATTCTTAGAACTAAACTTACTATCTGTTGAAGAGATAGAAAAAGCCATAGCCACCGAATATAACCCAGCCCGCATCAGCTTTGCCAACACCCCCGACATCTGGGTGCGCGACGTACTCAACATCGGAATAGACCCAGTTTACCTCCTAGAAACCTTGAAACAGCGATTTCTCCAAGCTGGAGGAAAGCTATTTGAAAATACACCATTTAAAACAGCAACCATTCACCCGGATGGAGTCTTGGTAGAATCGGCAAATACCGATACACAACCTGCTACAAATTTATTTAAAACCAGATTATTATTAGACGCAATGGGACATTTTTCCCCCATTGTCCGCCAAGCAAGACAAGGAAAAAAACCCGACGCCGTATGTTTAGTAGTCGGCAGTTGCGCTCGAGGATACCCCAAAAACGACACTGGCGATATATTTGCATCCTTCACCCCAATGCAAAATCAGTGTCAATATTTTTGGGAAGCATTTCCAGCCAGAGACGGCCGCACCACCTACTTATTTACCTACATAGACGCCGACACAGAAAGATTCAGTCTAGAAACATTATTTGAAGAGTATTTGCGCTTGCTTCCCCAATATCAAAACGTCGAACTCGAACAGTTAAAATTCCAAAGAGCACTCTACGGATTCTTCCCCTGCTATCGCCAAAGTCCTCTAAAAACGCCTTGGAATCGCATACTCCCAGTCGGAGACAGCAGCGGTAGCCAATCTCCCCTCAGCTTCGGCGGTTTCGGGGCAATGGTGCGCCACCTGAAACGCTTGACTCTAGGAATTGACGAAGCTTTGACAAGCGACAGTCTCGACAAAAATTCCCTCGCACTTTTGCAGCCTTACCAGCCGAATCTATCAGTTACCTGGTTGTTTCAACGTTCGATGAGTGCTGCAATGAATCAAAAAATAGACCCCAATCAAATCAATCAACTTTTGGCAGCAGTATTTCAGGTAATGGAAGAGTTGGGAGAACCGGTACTCAAACCGTTTCTTCAGGATATCGTGCTGTTTCCGGCTTTGTCAAAAACCTTGTTTAAAACAGCAATTAGCCATCCCGGATTAGTTATGAAAATTATCCCGCAGGTTGGAATAGCTAATTTGCTAGATTGGATGGTTCATTATGTAAATTTAGGAATTTATACGGGGTTGCAGCCTTTGGGGAAAGCCGTAGAACCGCAGGTGAAAAATTTAGCACCGGAACAGCAATACTATTTTCACCGATTAGTTGAAGCGTGGCAATACGGCGCTGGAGGCGATTATTGA